Proteins from a genomic interval of Bradyrhizobium sp. CCGB01:
- a CDS encoding ABC transporter substrate-binding protein — protein MKTLSLLTAVSIAALIAVPSAASAQQKTLYVAGYGGSFEKTIRDEVIPAFEKENGVKVEYVAGNSTDTLAKLQAQKGNQQIDVAIVDDGPMYQAIQLGFCGKLDGLPADLYDTARFKDDRAVAIGIVATGLMYNTKAFAEKGWAPPTSWNDLKDTKYAKQLVIPPINNTYGLEALVMLSKMNGGGESNVDSGFKIFKEQINPNVLAYEPSPGKMTELFQSGQAVIAVWGTGRVQSFANTGFPVDFVYPKEGAATLLTTACPITKPNASPLASSFVKMLLDPKIQLVMLKDYGYGPVLKSLVIPPELGKMAPIGERAAKLYNPDWTIINEKREEWTKRWNREVER, from the coding sequence ATGAAGACTCTCAGCCTTCTGACCGCAGTCAGCATCGCAGCGCTCATCGCCGTCCCGTCGGCCGCTTCGGCCCAGCAGAAAACGCTTTACGTCGCCGGCTATGGCGGCTCGTTCGAGAAGACCATTCGCGACGAGGTGATCCCGGCCTTCGAGAAGGAGAACGGCGTCAAGGTCGAATACGTTGCCGGTAACTCCACCGACACGCTGGCAAAGCTCCAGGCGCAGAAGGGCAACCAGCAGATCGACGTCGCCATCGTCGACGATGGCCCGATGTATCAGGCGATCCAGCTCGGCTTCTGCGGCAAGCTCGACGGCCTGCCGGCCGATCTCTACGACACCGCACGCTTCAAGGACGATCGCGCTGTCGCGATCGGCATCGTCGCGACCGGCCTGATGTACAACACCAAGGCGTTCGCCGAGAAGGGCTGGGCGCCGCCGACCTCGTGGAACGATCTGAAGGACACGAAATACGCCAAACAGCTCGTCATCCCGCCGATCAACAACACCTACGGTCTCGAAGCGCTGGTGATGCTGTCGAAGATGAACGGCGGCGGCGAGTCCAACGTCGATTCGGGCTTCAAGATCTTCAAGGAACAGATCAATCCGAACGTGCTCGCCTACGAGCCGTCGCCGGGCAAGATGACCGAGCTGTTCCAGTCCGGCCAGGCCGTGATCGCGGTGTGGGGCACCGGGCGCGTGCAGAGCTTTGCCAACACCGGCTTCCCCGTCGACTTCGTCTATCCGAAGGAAGGCGCCGCGACGCTGCTGACGACCGCGTGTCCGATCACCAAGCCGAACGCCTCGCCGCTGGCCTCGAGCTTCGTCAAGATGCTGCTCGATCCCAAGATCCAGCTCGTGATGCTGAAGGACTATGGCTACGGCCCGGTGCTGAAATCGCTCGTGATCCCGCCGGAGCTCGGCAAGATGGCGCCGATCGGCGAGCGCGCGGCAAAGCTCTACAATCCCGACTGGACCATCATCAACGAGAAGCGCGAGGAATGGACCAAGCGCTGGAATCGCGAGGTCGAGCGTTGA
- a CDS encoding ABC transporter ATP-binding protein — translation MAYLELDRVAKQFGAQTVVDDFSLSVGKGEFISFLGPSGCGKTTTLQMIAGFLDPSRGAIRLEGKDLTAIHPAKRGLGIVFQSYALFPHMTAAENVAFGLEMRNVPRNERAERVRAALAMVGLAGYEDRHPRRMSGGQQQRVALARALVIKPSVLLLDEPLSNLDAKLREEMQIELRQIQRTIGTTTILVTHDQNEAMSLSDRIVVMSQGRIEQIGTPQETYEKPASAFVSQFLGKTNDFAATIDRTATPARLTAGSWNAPAPAGLSGPVTVSIRPERIGFGDTGLSAKIVTRIFQGNHWLFQCDSECGPAIVIRQNDGQAQPVEGETVRLAWRPEDMSVRARAGA, via the coding sequence ATGGCCTATCTCGAGCTCGATCGGGTCGCAAAACAGTTCGGCGCGCAGACTGTTGTCGACGACTTCAGTCTGTCGGTGGGCAAGGGGGAGTTCATCTCCTTCCTTGGCCCGTCCGGCTGCGGCAAGACCACGACGTTGCAGATGATCGCGGGCTTCCTCGATCCCTCGCGCGGCGCAATCCGCCTGGAGGGCAAGGACCTGACCGCGATCCATCCGGCCAAGCGTGGCCTCGGCATCGTGTTCCAGAGCTACGCGCTGTTTCCGCACATGACCGCGGCGGAGAATGTCGCGTTCGGCCTCGAGATGCGCAATGTGCCGCGCAACGAACGGGCCGAGCGCGTTCGTGCTGCGCTCGCGATGGTCGGCCTCGCGGGGTACGAGGACCGCCATCCACGCCGGATGTCGGGCGGCCAGCAGCAGCGCGTGGCGCTGGCGCGTGCGCTAGTGATCAAGCCGAGCGTGCTGCTGCTCGACGAGCCGCTGTCCAATCTCGACGCGAAGCTGCGCGAGGAGATGCAGATCGAGCTGCGCCAGATCCAGCGCACCATCGGCACCACCACGATCCTGGTCACCCACGACCAGAACGAGGCGATGTCGCTGTCCGACCGCATCGTGGTGATGAGCCAGGGCCGCATCGAGCAGATCGGCACGCCGCAGGAGACGTATGAGAAGCCGGCCTCGGCCTTCGTCTCGCAGTTTTTGGGCAAGACCAATGACTTTGCCGCGACCATCGACCGGACCGCGACGCCAGCGCGGCTGACGGCGGGCTCCTGGAATGCGCCGGCGCCGGCTGGCCTCAGCGGCCCTGTCACCGTCAGCATTCGCCCCGAAAGAATCGGCTTTGGCGATACCGGCCTCAGCGCAAAGATTGTCACCCGCATCTTCCAGGGCAATCACTGGCTGTTCCAGTGCGACAGCGAATGCGGCCCCGCGATCGTGATTCGCCAGAATGACGGGCAGGCGCAGCCCGTCGAAGGCGAGACGGTCCGCCTCGCCTGGCGGCCCGAGGACATGAGCGTACGCGCGAGGGCTGGCGCATGA